From Vitis vinifera cultivar Pinot Noir 40024 chromosome 3, ASM3070453v1, the proteins below share one genomic window:
- the LOC100257318 gene encoding protein DMR6-LIKE OXYGENASE 2, with amino-acid sequence MGEIDPAFIQSIEHRPKLTVTDPGEIPVIDLSALHSGAVDLLVADIGKACEEWGFFKVINHGVPLEVVRRIEAAMKEFFDQSIDEKRKVKRDEAKPMGYHDSEHTKNVRDWKEVLDIAVEDPLVISASPDPQDQELTKYYNQWPEYPPEFRKILKEYAGEIEKLAFKLLELISLSLGLAGDRLIEFFQGQTSFIRLNHYPPCPWPELALGVGRHKDAGALTVLFQDGVGGLEVKRKADGEWVGVKPIPNAYIINVGDIIQVWSNDKYESVEHRVVANSEKERFSIPFFLFPAHHVNVKPLEELTNEENPPKFKEYNWGKFMATRNRSDFKKQAVENIQIHHFRVSEQ; translated from the exons ATGGGAGAGATTGATCCAGCCTTCATCCAATCCATTGAACACAGGCCAAAGCTCACTGTCACCGATCCCGGAGAAATCCCGGTCATCGATCTCTCGGCGTTGCACTCGGGCGCCGTGGATCTCCTAGTCGCTGATATTGGCAAAGCATGCGAGGAGTGGGGGTTCTTTAAAGTGATCAACCATGGAGTGCCACTGGAAGTCGTTCGGAGAATTGAGGCTGCGATGAAGGAGTTTTTCGATCAGAGTATCGATGAGAAGAGGAAGGTGAAGAGGGATGAGGCGAAGCCTATGGGCTATCATGATTCAGAGCATACCAAAAATGTTAGGGATTGGAAAGAAGTGTTGGATATTGCTGTGGAAGATCCCCTGGTGATCTCAGCCTCTCCAGACCCTCAAGATCAGGAATTGACCAAGTATTACAACCAGTGGCCTGAGTACCCTCCAGAATTTAG gaaaattttgaaggaatatgctggagaaatagaaaaattagCTTTCAAGCTCTTGGAACTCATCTCCTTAAGCTTAGGCTTGGCCGGGGACCGGTTGATTGAATTCTTCCAAGGGCAAACCAGCTTTATCCGACTCAATCACTATCCGCCGTGCCCGTGGCCGGAGCTCGCTCTCGGTGTGGGTCGGCACAAGGACGCAGGAGCTTTAACCGTTCTCTTTCAAGATGGTGTCGGGGGATTGGAAGTGAAGCGAAAAGCCGATGGAGAATGGGTTGGAGTAAAACCTATTCCAAATGCTTATATCATTAATGTTGGTGATATTATTCAG GTGTGGAGCAATGATAAATATGAGAGCGTGGAGCACAGGGTGGTGGCCAATAGTGAGAAGGAAAGGTTTTCGATTCCATTCTTCTTATTTCCGGCGCACCATGTGAATGTAAAGCCATTGGAGGAGTTGACCAATGAGGAAAACCCCCCTAAATTTAAAGAGTACAATTGGGGGAAGTTCATGGCAACTAGAAACAGGAGTGATTTCAAGAAGCAAGCTGTTGAAAACATCCAAATTCATCATTTCAGAGTTTCCGAACAATAA